The proteins below are encoded in one region of Aquisphaera giovannonii:
- a CDS encoding DUF7133 domain-containing protein: MNRPSSRTLSAARVGTRILARFALCLCLIPPATLPARAGDGPTDQGKPYNPVIAAASDEGEKAIQGFRVPEGLKVDLFAAEPLLANPVAFCFDEKGVAYVAETFRHSAGVTDTRGHMNWLDADLACRTVADRVAMFRKYLGKDFEGYKVEQERVRRVVDTNGDGKADAASVFADGFGDPAAGIGAGVLARGPDVWYTCIPWLWRLRDPGGTGKATERILLHEGYGVHVGFLGHDLHGLRLGPDGRLYFSIGDRGINVKTREGRDLVVLDTGSVLRCEPDGSHLEVFATGLRNPQELAFDEHGNLFTCDNNSDSGDRARWVHVVEGGDSGWRIGFQFMERGYSRGPWNEEKMWQPGPAAEIGYIVPPLLNISDGPSGLTYNPGVTALPDKYKGHFFLADFRGGAGESGIRSLALRPKGASFEVVDPGQFVWRSLTTDVDFGPDGGLYFSDWVEGWDKPNKGRIYRVVDPSRKASPAVTQVKGLLAAGMARRSVAYLVALLAHEDMRIRQEAQLELAARGERPALAAVARGKGGSTLARIHAAWGLGQIARRSPAGIREEIEPLLADSDAEVRAQAARVLGEVGDAAAGKALIPRLADESPRVRSFAAIAIGRLGTPGAGPALIEMLRENDDGDPYLRHAGVMGLAGLKDRSALDAARKDGSRAVRRAAVVAMRRHEDPAVADFLDDADPTIVLEAARAINDVPIGPAMPRLATLPVTSQSPLPLLRRVANAAFRLGGPERARLLAAMAGRADLPEKIRLEALAMLGQWAKPSGRDRVVGLWRPIPERPASEASDALLTGLAPLLSGGSGHVRAQAMRAVADLGIKDAAPRLVSLARDAKAADETRAEAMKALESLDAPGQAEIARGLVTAGGPRARVEAVRILSRADPAAAKTAAGAILADGSTLERQGVLAILGEGHDPAGEEILLAWLDRLDAGKVPAELQLDVLEAAGKRKTPKLAEKLKAYEAKKPKEDPLSPYREALVGGDASRGREIFLSKAETTCLRCHKVALEGGHPFGGEVGPDLSNVGGRQPRDYILESIVVPDRKIAEGFESVVLALSDGKIVTGVLRGEDAKSIRVITAEGQAVIVAKDDVEDRKRGPSPMPADVVTKLTKQELRDLVEFLSGLKAK; this comes from the coding sequence ATGAATCGCCCCTCGTCGCGCACGCTCTCGGCCGCCCGGGTCGGGACGCGGATCCTCGCCCGCTTCGCCCTCTGCCTCTGCCTGATCCCCCCGGCCACGCTCCCGGCACGAGCCGGGGACGGTCCGACGGATCAGGGCAAGCCGTACAATCCGGTCATCGCCGCCGCATCGGACGAGGGGGAGAAGGCCATCCAGGGCTTCAGGGTGCCCGAGGGCCTGAAGGTGGACCTGTTCGCCGCCGAGCCGCTGCTGGCCAACCCTGTGGCCTTCTGCTTCGACGAGAAGGGGGTCGCCTACGTCGCCGAGACGTTCCGCCACAGCGCCGGGGTGACCGACACCCGCGGCCACATGAACTGGCTGGACGCGGACCTCGCCTGCCGGACAGTGGCCGACCGGGTGGCGATGTTCCGCAAGTACCTGGGCAAGGACTTCGAAGGATACAAGGTCGAGCAGGAGCGTGTCCGCCGCGTCGTGGACACGAACGGCGACGGCAAGGCGGACGCCGCCTCGGTGTTCGCCGACGGCTTCGGCGACCCGGCCGCGGGCATCGGTGCCGGCGTGCTGGCGCGCGGGCCGGACGTCTGGTACACGTGCATCCCCTGGCTCTGGCGGCTCCGCGACCCGGGCGGCACGGGCAAGGCCACCGAGCGGATCCTCCTGCACGAGGGCTACGGCGTCCACGTCGGCTTCCTCGGCCACGACCTGCACGGCCTGCGGCTGGGGCCTGACGGCCGGCTCTACTTCAGCATCGGCGACCGCGGCATCAACGTGAAGACGCGTGAGGGCCGCGACCTCGTGGTCCTGGACACGGGCTCGGTGCTCCGCTGCGAGCCCGACGGCAGCCACCTGGAGGTCTTCGCGACCGGACTGCGGAACCCGCAGGAGCTGGCCTTCGACGAGCACGGCAACCTCTTCACCTGCGACAACAACTCCGACAGCGGCGACCGCGCCCGCTGGGTGCACGTCGTGGAGGGGGGCGACAGCGGCTGGCGGATCGGCTTCCAGTTCATGGAGCGAGGCTACTCGCGCGGGCCCTGGAACGAGGAGAAGATGTGGCAGCCCGGGCCGGCGGCCGAGATCGGCTACATCGTCCCGCCGCTGCTGAACATCTCCGACGGCCCCTCCGGCCTGACCTACAACCCGGGCGTCACCGCGTTGCCGGACAAATACAAGGGCCACTTCTTCCTCGCCGACTTCCGCGGCGGGGCCGGCGAGAGCGGCATCCGGAGCCTCGCGCTGAGGCCGAAGGGGGCCTCCTTCGAGGTCGTCGATCCGGGGCAGTTCGTCTGGCGATCGCTGACCACGGACGTGGATTTCGGGCCCGACGGCGGGCTCTATTTCTCCGATTGGGTCGAGGGCTGGGACAAGCCGAACAAGGGGCGGATCTACCGCGTCGTCGACCCGTCGCGGAAGGCCAGCCCGGCCGTGACGCAGGTGAAGGGGCTCCTCGCCGCGGGCATGGCCAGGCGGTCGGTCGCCTACCTCGTCGCCCTGCTCGCGCACGAGGACATGCGCATCCGCCAGGAGGCGCAGCTCGAGCTGGCCGCTCGCGGCGAGCGGCCCGCGCTGGCCGCGGTGGCACGCGGCAAGGGGGGCAGCACGCTGGCGCGGATCCACGCCGCGTGGGGCCTCGGGCAGATCGCGAGGAGGTCCCCCGCGGGGATCCGCGAGGAGATCGAGCCGCTCCTGGCGGACTCCGACGCCGAGGTCCGCGCCCAGGCCGCGCGGGTGCTCGGCGAGGTCGGCGACGCGGCGGCCGGGAAGGCCCTGATCCCCCGGCTGGCGGACGAGTCCCCGCGCGTCCGCTCGTTCGCCGCGATCGCGATCGGCCGGCTCGGGACGCCCGGGGCGGGGCCCGCCTTGATCGAGATGCTGCGCGAGAACGACGACGGGGACCCGTACCTGCGCCACGCCGGGGTCATGGGGCTTGCCGGCCTGAAGGACCGCTCGGCCCTGGACGCGGCCCGCAAGGACGGCTCGAGGGCCGTCCGCAGGGCGGCCGTGGTGGCGATGCGTCGGCACGAGGATCCGGCGGTCGCGGACTTCCTGGACGACGCGGATCCGACCATCGTGCTCGAGGCCGCGCGGGCGATCAACGACGTCCCCATCGGCCCGGCGATGCCCAGGCTCGCCACGCTGCCGGTCACGTCGCAGTCGCCCCTCCCCCTGCTCCGCCGCGTGGCGAACGCCGCGTTCCGGCTGGGCGGCCCGGAGCGGGCGAGGTTGCTCGCCGCGATGGCCGGCCGGGCCGACCTTCCGGAGAAGATCCGGCTGGAGGCCCTCGCGATGCTCGGCCAGTGGGCGAAGCCCTCCGGCCGGGACCGCGTCGTCGGCCTCTGGCGGCCGATCCCGGAGCGTCCCGCATCCGAGGCCTCCGACGCCCTGCTGACGGGCCTGGCCCCGCTGCTCTCCGGCGGCTCCGGCCACGTCCGTGCCCAGGCGATGCGGGCGGTCGCCGACCTCGGGATCAAGGACGCCGCCCCGCGGCTCGTCTCGCTGGCCCGCGACGCCAAGGCCGCGGACGAGACCCGCGCCGAGGCGATGAAGGCGCTCGAGTCCCTCGACGCCCCCGGCCAGGCCGAGATCGCGCGGGGCCTGGTGACGGCGGGCGGGCCGAGGGCCCGCGTCGAGGCGGTTCGGATCCTGTCCAGGGCGGACCCGGCCGCGGCGAAGACCGCGGCGGGGGCGATCCTCGCCGATGGCTCGACCCTGGAGCGTCAGGGGGTCCTCGCGATCCTGGGCGAGGGGCATGACCCCGCGGGCGAGGAGATCCTCCTGGCGTGGCTGGACCGCCTCGACGCCGGCAAGGTCCCGGCCGAGCTTCAGCTCGATGTACTCGAGGCAGCCGGCAAGCGGAAAACGCCCAAACTCGCGGAGAAGCTGAAGGCCTACGAGGCGAAGAAGCCGAAGGAAGACCCGCTCTCGCCGTATCGCGAGGCGCTCGTCGGCGGCGACGCCTCCCGCGGCCGGGAGATCTTCCTGAGCAAGGCCGAGACGACCTGCCTGCGCTGCCACAAGGTGGCCCTGGAGGGCGGCCACCCGTTCGGCGGCGAGGTCGGGCCGGACCTCTCGAACGTCGGCGGCCGGCAGCCCCGCGACTACATCCTCGAGTCGATCGTCGTGCCCGACCGGAAGATCGCCGAGGGCTTCGAGTCGGTCGTCCTCGCCCTGTCCGACGGCAAGATCGTCACGGGTGTCCTCCGCGGCGAGGACGCGAAGTCCATCCGCGTCATCACCGCCGAGGGCCAGGCCGTGATCGTCGCCAAGGACGACGTCGAGGACCGCAAGCGCGGCCCCTCCCCCATGCCGGCCGACGTGGTCACGAAGCTCACCAAGCAAGAGCTCCGCGACCTCGTCGAGTTCCTGTCGGGGCTCAAGGCGAAGTAG
- a CDS encoding GH32 C-terminal domain-containing protein, translated as MRFRVLPLPLLAVALIASAAAAPPAAEAPHREMTITQRYLHLPVRNGATKRRVQVAVDGKVVRDFDIELDGERPDFVAFDDVDALRGKAVEIRVVGNAEGVGKALEAIAQADEIPDAGNLYREAGRPQFHFTSRRGWHNDPNGLVWQSGLYHMFYQHNPYGWGWGNMHWGHAVSPDLVHWTELGDAIRPREYNDWAFSGSAVVDHANTGGFQAGASPALVAAYTSTGRGECIVFSNDGGRTFAEYDGNPVVKHNGRDPKLVWYAPGKHWVMAVYDEAKDKQRIAFYTSNDLKRWALQSKIDGYFECPDLFELPVDGDASKTRWVLSAADGKYALGDFDGKAFHVTSGPSKLQNRYGNYYAAQSFSDVPDGRRIQVGWGQNVIFPGMPFNQQMTLPAQLTLRTADGGIRLFAEPVKELEALRGAKHESNGLTIKPGGDENPLREVSGELLEIAAEIVPAKAGTVTLDLRGTPVVYDAAKGELACKDVRAPLPAKDGRVRLRIFVDRGSVEVFGNDGRVALSVATGAAGPGKPLGISAAGEPAEMPSLTVYELKSAWPR; from the coding sequence ATGAGATTTCGCGTTCTTCCGCTGCCGCTGCTCGCCGTTGCCCTGATCGCCTCCGCGGCCGCGGCCCCGCCCGCGGCCGAGGCCCCGCACCGGGAGATGACCATCACGCAGCGATATCTCCACCTGCCGGTCCGCAACGGGGCGACAAAGCGGCGCGTGCAGGTGGCGGTGGACGGGAAGGTCGTCCGCGACTTCGACATCGAGCTGGACGGCGAGCGGCCGGACTTCGTGGCCTTCGACGACGTGGACGCGCTCCGCGGCAAGGCGGTCGAGATCCGGGTGGTCGGCAACGCCGAGGGCGTCGGCAAGGCCCTGGAGGCGATCGCCCAGGCGGACGAGATCCCGGACGCCGGGAACCTCTACCGCGAGGCGGGGCGGCCGCAGTTCCACTTCACGTCGAGGCGGGGCTGGCACAACGACCCGAACGGGCTCGTCTGGCAATCCGGGCTCTATCACATGTTCTACCAGCACAATCCTTATGGGTGGGGCTGGGGCAACATGCACTGGGGCCACGCCGTCAGCCCGGACCTGGTCCACTGGACCGAGCTCGGCGACGCGATCCGGCCCCGCGAGTACAACGACTGGGCCTTCTCCGGCAGCGCGGTGGTGGACCACGCGAACACGGGCGGATTCCAGGCCGGGGCGAGCCCGGCGCTCGTCGCCGCCTACACGAGCACCGGCCGCGGCGAGTGCATCGTCTTCAGCAACGACGGCGGCAGGACGTTCGCGGAGTACGACGGCAACCCGGTCGTGAAGCACAACGGCCGCGACCCGAAGCTCGTCTGGTACGCGCCGGGCAAGCACTGGGTCATGGCCGTCTATGACGAGGCGAAGGACAAGCAGCGGATCGCCTTCTACACGTCCAACGACCTGAAGCGCTGGGCGCTGCAATCGAAGATCGACGGCTACTTCGAGTGCCCCGACCTGTTCGAGCTGCCGGTGGACGGCGACGCCTCGAAGACGCGCTGGGTCCTCTCCGCGGCCGACGGCAAGTACGCCCTGGGCGACTTCGACGGCAAGGCGTTCCACGTCACCTCCGGGCCGTCGAAGCTCCAGAACCGGTATGGGAACTACTACGCCGCCCAGAGCTTCAGCGACGTTCCCGACGGCCGGCGGATCCAGGTCGGCTGGGGCCAGAACGTGATCTTCCCGGGCATGCCGTTCAATCAGCAGATGACCCTCCCGGCGCAACTGACGCTGCGGACGGCCGATGGCGGCATCCGCCTGTTCGCCGAGCCGGTCAAGGAGCTGGAGGCGCTCCGCGGGGCGAAGCATGAGTCGAACGGCCTGACGATCAAGCCGGGCGGCGACGAGAACCCGCTCCGCGAGGTCTCCGGCGAGTTGCTGGAGATCGCCGCGGAGATCGTCCCCGCCAAGGCCGGCACGGTGACGCTGGACCTCCGCGGGACGCCGGTCGTCTACGACGCCGCGAAGGGCGAGCTCGCCTGCAAGGACGTCCGCGCGCCCTTGCCCGCGAAGGATGGCCGGGTCCGCCTGCGGATCTTCGTGGACCGCGGCTCGGTGGAGGTCTTCGGCAACGACGGCCGCGTCGCGCTCTCGGTCGCGACCGGCGCGGCCGGGCCCGGCAAGCCGCTGGGGATCTCGGCCGCGGGCGAGCCGGCCGAGATGCCGTCCCTGACGGTGTACGAGCTGAAGTCGGCGTGGCCGCGATGA
- a CDS encoding L-rhamnose isomerase — MHALSPSPYKDVDQAFALAKERYAGLGVDVDRAIGRLAKVPISLHCWQGDDVGGFEDSGEDIGGGLAVTGNYPGRARTPDELRADLDLALSLIPGTHRLNLHASYAETGGRPVERDALEPAHFRRWIEWAKAKGMGMDFNPTYFAHPKAADGFTLAHPDDGIRKFWIDHGIACRRIGAAIGQALGSPCVTNVWIPDGMKDTPIDRKAPRQRLAAALDAMFAEPLDRRHNLDAVEGKLFGLGSESYVVGSHEFYLGYAVSRKKLVCLDAGHYHPTESLSDKISSVLTYLDEILLHVSRGVRWDSDHVVTLTDELESIAQELVRGDYLGRVHIGLDFFDASINRIAAWVVGTRCMLKALLMAMLEPTAELRRLEAEGNYTARLAMLEELKTLPFGAVWDHYCQVKDVPVGPAWLGKVKSYEAEVLSRRG; from the coding sequence ATGCACGCTCTCTCCCCCTCCCCGTACAAGGACGTGGACCAGGCCTTCGCGCTGGCGAAGGAGCGGTATGCCGGCCTCGGCGTGGACGTCGATCGAGCCATCGGCAGGCTGGCGAAGGTCCCGATCTCGCTGCACTGCTGGCAGGGGGACGACGTCGGCGGGTTCGAGGACTCGGGCGAGGACATCGGCGGCGGGCTCGCGGTGACGGGCAACTACCCGGGCCGGGCGCGCACGCCCGACGAATTGCGGGCCGACCTCGACCTGGCCCTCTCCCTGATCCCCGGCACTCACCGCCTGAACCTGCACGCGAGCTACGCGGAGACGGGCGGCAGGCCGGTGGAGCGCGACGCCCTGGAGCCGGCCCACTTCCGGCGCTGGATCGAGTGGGCGAAGGCCAAAGGGATGGGGATGGACTTCAACCCCACGTACTTCGCCCATCCCAAGGCGGCCGACGGCTTCACCCTCGCCCACCCCGACGACGGCATCCGCAAGTTCTGGATCGACCATGGCATCGCCTGCCGGAGGATCGGCGCGGCGATCGGCCAGGCGCTGGGCTCCCCCTGCGTCACGAACGTCTGGATCCCGGACGGGATGAAGGACACGCCGATCGACCGCAAGGCGCCCAGGCAGCGGCTGGCCGCCGCGCTCGACGCCATGTTCGCGGAGCCGCTGGACCGCCGCCACAACCTGGACGCCGTCGAGGGCAAGCTCTTCGGCCTGGGCTCGGAGAGCTACGTCGTCGGGTCGCACGAGTTCTACCTCGGATACGCCGTCTCGCGGAAGAAGCTGGTCTGCCTGGACGCCGGGCACTACCACCCGACGGAGAGCCTCTCGGACAAGATCTCCTCCGTGCTGACGTACCTGGACGAGATCCTCCTCCACGTCAGCCGCGGCGTCCGCTGGGACAGCGACCACGTCGTCACCCTGACCGACGAGCTGGAGTCGATCGCGCAGGAGCTCGTGCGGGGCGATTACCTGGGCCGCGTCCACATCGGGCTCGACTTCTTCGACGCCAGCATCAATCGCATCGCCGCGTGGGTCGTCGGCACGCGCTGCATGCTCAAGGCCCTGCTGATGGCCATGCTGGAGCCGACCGCCGAGCTGCGACGGCTCGAGGCCGAGGGGAACTACACGGCCCGGCTGGCGATGCTGGAGGAGCTGAAGACCCTGCCGTTCGGTGCCGTCTGGGACCACTACTGCCAGGTCAAGGACGTGCCCGTGGGCCCGGCGTGGCTGGGCAAGGTGAAGTCCTACGAGGCCGAGGTCCTCTCGCGACGAGGCTGA
- the rhaT gene encoding L-rhamnose/proton symporter RhaT — MTPNPFLGVIYHWLGGLASGSFYVPYRFVRKWSWETMWLTGGVFSWIIAPWAGALLNTKDLMAVLSETPASTLFWTYLSGVLWGMGGLTFGLTMRYLGMSLGMAVALGYTAAFGTLIPPIFRGELFTKILPTTSGQVVLFGVLVCLAGIAIAGLAGMSKEREMSEEAKRASIKEFDFKKGSLVATFSGIMSACFAYGLEAGKPIKEATIAHGTAPLWQGLPVLVVVLLGGFTTNFLWCLYLHVKNGTAHQYLSPEDRPAPATPGVEKLETATDAPGEEVAEHAPGLAADASPGPVPLLRNYFFSALAGVTWYFQFFFYTMGESKMGRFGFSSWTLHMASIMIFSTLWGIALKEWAGTSGRTRRLVALTLLVLIGSTVLIGYGNSLAPVESAH; from the coding sequence ATGACACCCAACCCGTTCCTCGGCGTCATCTACCACTGGCTGGGCGGCCTCGCCTCGGGCAGCTTCTACGTCCCGTACCGGTTCGTCCGGAAGTGGTCGTGGGAGACCATGTGGCTGACCGGCGGCGTCTTCTCGTGGATCATCGCCCCGTGGGCGGGCGCCCTGCTCAACACGAAGGACCTGATGGCGGTGCTCTCGGAGACGCCCGCGAGCACGCTCTTCTGGACCTACCTCTCCGGCGTGCTCTGGGGCATGGGCGGCCTGACCTTCGGGCTGACGATGCGGTACCTGGGCATGTCGCTGGGCATGGCCGTGGCGCTCGGCTACACGGCGGCCTTCGGGACGCTCATCCCGCCGATCTTCCGCGGCGAGCTGTTCACGAAGATCCTGCCCACGACCTCCGGCCAGGTCGTCCTCTTCGGCGTGCTCGTCTGCCTGGCGGGCATCGCCATCGCGGGGTTGGCGGGCATGTCCAAGGAGCGGGAGATGTCCGAGGAGGCCAAGCGGGCCTCGATCAAGGAGTTCGACTTCAAGAAGGGGAGCCTGGTCGCCACCTTCTCCGGCATCATGAGCGCGTGCTTCGCCTACGGCCTGGAGGCCGGCAAGCCGATCAAGGAGGCGACGATCGCCCACGGGACCGCCCCCCTCTGGCAGGGGCTGCCCGTCCTGGTCGTCGTCCTGCTCGGCGGCTTCACGACGAATTTCCTCTGGTGCCTCTACCTCCACGTGAAGAACGGCACCGCGCACCAGTACCTCAGCCCGGAGGACCGCCCGGCGCCCGCCACGCCGGGCGTGGAGAAGCTGGAGACGGCCACCGACGCGCCCGGCGAGGAGGTCGCCGAGCACGCCCCGGGGCTCGCGGCAGACGCGTCGCCGGGCCCCGTGCCGCTGCTGCGGAACTATTTCTTCTCCGCGCTCGCGGGCGTCACCTGGTATTTCCAGTTCTTCTTCTACACGATGGGCGAGTCCAAGATGGGCCGCTTCGGGTTCTCGAGCTGGACCCTGCACATGGCCAGCATCATGATCTTCAGCACCCTCTGGGGGATCGCCCTGAAGGAGTGGGCCGGGACCAGCGGCCGGACCCGCCGGCTCGTCGCCCTCACGCTGCTCGTGCTCATCGGATCGACCGTCCTCATCGGCTACGGGAACTCCCTGGCGCCGGTGGAGTCGGCCCACTGA